Genomic window (uncultured Hyphomonas sp.):
ACTTCATCCCGGGTGAACAAGTCGCCGTCACGCCCGGCAAAGTCGTCTTCCGCAATCACCTGATCGAACTGATCCAGTATGCCCCGGCCACGAAAGAGGTTCACGCCGAACCGATCCTGATCACACCGGCCTGGATCATGAAGTACTATATTCTCGACCTCTCTCCGACGAATTCGATGGTGAAATACCTGACCGAGCAGGGCTTCACCGTCTTCATGATTTCCTGGCGCAATCCGGGCGCCGACGATCACGAGCTCTCCCTCAACGATTATCGTCGCATGGGTGTGATGGATGCGCTCGATGCCATCAGCGCGATCTGTCCGGACCGGAAAGTCCACGCCGCGGGCTATTGCCTGGGCGGCACGCTTCTTTCCATCGCGGCGTCCACCATGGCACGGGACGGCGATGACCGGCTGGCGTCTGTCTCCCTCCTGGCGGCGCAGACAGATTTCAGCGAACCGGGGGAACTCGCCCTCTTCATAGACCACAGCCAGATGCACTTCCTGGAAAGCGTGATGTGGAATCGGGGCTTTCTCTCCGCCGACGAAATGGCCGGGGCCTTTCAGCTCCTGCGCTCGAACGACCTGCTCTGGTCGCGCCTTGTCCGTGAATACATGATGGGGGAACGCGCCCCCATGTTCGACATCATGGCCTGGAACGCCGACACGACGCGCATGCCTTACAAGATGCATGCGGAGTATCTGAAGAAGCTCTATATCAATAATGACTTGTCCAATGGGCGTTTCATGGTCGACGGCCGCCCGGTCAATCTGCAGGGTTTGCGGGTGCCGGTCTTCGCCGTGGGCACCGAACGGGACCATGTTGCGCCATGGCGCTCGGTCTTCAAGATCCATCACCTCCTCGACACCGATCTGACCTTCGCGCTGGCGAATGGCGGGCACAATGCCGGCATTGTCAGCGAGCCCGGTCATAATGGCCGCCATTACCGGATCGCCCATCACCGGCACCGCGATCCGATCCTCAGCCCGGACCAGTGGCTGGAAGCGGCAAAGGAACGTTCGGGCTCGTGGTGGGAGAGCTGGACAGAGTGGCTGACGGCGCAGTCTTCGTCCGACCTCATCCGCCCGCCCAGGACAGGCGCGGCGCGAAAAGGATATCCCGCGCTTGAAGACGCCCCCGGAACCTATGTATTCCAGAGATAGGAGTCTCAGCCCATGATCGATGTCTTTCTCGAAAACCGCACCTATGACCAGATCAGGGTCGGTGACAACGCTTGCCTGGAGCGAACCGTCACAGAGAATGACATCGAACTGTTCGCCCTTGTCTCCGGCGATGTGAACCCGGCACACCTCGATGCAGAGTTCGCGGCGAAGGACATCTTCGGCAAGCCGGTCGCGCATGGCATGTGGACGGCCTCGCTCGTCTCCGCCGTCCTTGGCACCACCCTGCCTGGCCCCGGCTGCATCTATCTCGGCCAGACCATCGCTTTCACCAAACCGGTCTTTCCTGGCGACACCGTCACCGCGACGGTGACCGTGCTGGAGAAGCAGGACAAGAAACGCCTCGTCCGGCTGGAAACCGTCTGCACCAATCAGGATGGCGAGACCGTCCTGAAAGGCGAAGCGACCGTCATCGCACCGAAAGACAGCGTCCGCGTCAAACGCAAGCACATGCCCGGCATCCGCCTGCGCCGCCATGACCGCTATGACGCGTTCATCGAGCGCGCCAAGGCGTCTCCCACCGTCCGGGCGGCGATCGTTCATCCCTGCTCCGCCGTTGCCATTCAGGGCGCCGTCGAAGTTCGGGACGAGGACCTGTTGGATCCCGTCCTGATCGGCCCGCGGGCCAAGATCGAGGCCGCCGCCGCCGAAGCCGGCGTTTCGCTCGATGGATTCCAGATCATCGAAACCGAACACAGCCACGCCGCAGCAGAAAAGGCCGTGGAAATGGCCGTCAGCGGTGAAGTCGCCGTCCTCGTGAAGGGAAGTCTCCACACAGACGAACTGCTCGGAGCTGTCGT
Coding sequences:
- a CDS encoding bifunctional enoyl-CoA hydratase/phosphate acetyltransferase, giving the protein MIDVFLENRTYDQIRVGDNACLERTVTENDIELFALVSGDVNPAHLDAEFAAKDIFGKPVAHGMWTASLVSAVLGTTLPGPGCIYLGQTIAFTKPVFPGDTVTATVTVLEKQDKKRLVRLETVCTNQDGETVLKGEATVIAPKDSVRVKRKHMPGIRLRRHDRYDAFIERAKASPTVRAAIVHPCSAVAIQGAVEVRDEDLLDPVLIGPRAKIEAAAAEAGVSLDGFQIIETEHSHAAAEKAVEMAVSGEVAVLVKGSLHTDELLGAVVAPDSGLRTERRISHVYAMDIPAYDKPLIVTDAAVNILPSLDQKRDICQNAVDLMHQLGVEAPLVAVLAAVETVNDSMPATLDAAALTVMAARGQISGARVDGPLAFDNAISMAAAKTKGIVSPVAGQADILLVPDLEAGNMLAKQLIYFADAIAAGLILGARVPIVLTSRADPLTARMASAALARLSVGMTYTKSGS
- a CDS encoding alpha/beta fold hydrolase — its product is MPKDTSGTPRPGSTQNTPAADPDAARQGAFEAMDRMRDVMISRFTGGLSPASLALAYMDWLLHLQAAPGKQLEMAQKTYRKASRLSAYMLSAAGQEEADCCIEALPGDNRFRDPAWRKQPFGLWSQSFLLTQQWWHNLTHDVPGVSPHHEEVVSFVARQLLDIYAPSNNPFTNPEVLERTRETGGQNFINGFNNWREDMRRQIQGKPPVGTEDFIPGEQVAVTPGKVVFRNHLIELIQYAPATKEVHAEPILITPAWIMKYYILDLSPTNSMVKYLTEQGFTVFMISWRNPGADDHELSLNDYRRMGVMDALDAISAICPDRKVHAAGYCLGGTLLSIAASTMARDGDDRLASVSLLAAQTDFSEPGELALFIDHSQMHFLESVMWNRGFLSADEMAGAFQLLRSNDLLWSRLVREYMMGERAPMFDIMAWNADTTRMPYKMHAEYLKKLYINNDLSNGRFMVDGRPVNLQGLRVPVFAVGTERDHVAPWRSVFKIHHLLDTDLTFALANGGHNAGIVSEPGHNGRHYRIAHHRHRDPILSPDQWLEAAKERSGSWWESWTEWLTAQSSSDLIRPPRTGAARKGYPALEDAPGTYVFQR